A DNA window from Citrobacter tructae contains the following coding sequences:
- a CDS encoding ABC transporter ATP-binding protein, translated as MTYAVEFDNVSRLYGDVRAVDGVSIAINDGEFFSMLGPSGSGKTTCLRLIAGFEQLSGGAISIFGKQASELPPWERDVNTVFQDYALFPHMSILDNVAYGLMVKGMDKKQRHARAREALEKVALGFVFERKPSQLSGGQRQRVAIARALVNEPRVLLLDEPLGALDLKLREQMQLELKKLQQSLGITFIFVTHDQGEALSMSDRVAVFNNGRIEQVDSPRELYMRPRTPFVASFVGTSNVFDTAMSANVCGLQGMFSLRPEHIRLNDSGGEVQAPGVIQAVQYQGAATRFELKLSGGEKLLVSQANLTGETLPSTLSPGQHVMASWSRDVMVPLVEER; from the coding sequence ATGACGTACGCAGTGGAATTTGACAATGTCTCGCGATTGTACGGGGATGTTCGTGCCGTCGATGGGGTCAGTATTGCGATAAATGATGGTGAGTTTTTCTCCATGCTGGGGCCATCCGGCTCCGGCAAAACCACATGCCTGCGCCTGATTGCAGGTTTTGAACAGCTGTCAGGCGGCGCAATTAGCATTTTTGGTAAGCAGGCCAGTGAGTTGCCGCCCTGGGAACGGGACGTAAACACGGTATTTCAGGATTACGCGCTGTTTCCGCATATGTCGATCCTCGACAACGTGGCCTACGGGTTAATGGTCAAAGGGATGGATAAAAAACAGCGCCATGCCAGGGCGCGTGAAGCGCTGGAAAAGGTGGCGCTCGGCTTCGTTTTTGAGCGTAAACCGTCACAGCTTTCTGGTGGACAACGTCAGCGCGTGGCGATCGCCCGTGCGCTGGTTAATGAACCGCGCGTTCTGCTATTGGATGAACCGCTTGGGGCATTGGATCTTAAGTTGCGTGAACAGATGCAGCTTGAGCTGAAAAAATTACAGCAATCCCTGGGTATCACGTTCATTTTTGTCACCCATGATCAGGGGGAAGCCCTGTCGATGTCCGATCGCGTGGCGGTGTTTAATAACGGTCGTATTGAGCAGGTCGATTCACCTCGTGAACTCTATATGCGTCCGCGCACACCATTTGTGGCGAGCTTTGTCGGCACGTCAAACGTCTTTGATACGGCGATGTCGGCGAATGTGTGCGGCCTGCAAGGGATGTTCTCCCTGCGCCCGGAACACATTCGCCTGAATGATTCTGGTGGCGAAGTGCAGGCGCCGGGCGTTATCCAGGCGGTGCAGTATCAGGGGGCGGCGACGCGATTTGAGCTAAAATTGTCCGGTGGTGAAAAATTGCTGGTGAGCCAGGCGAACCTGACGGGAGAAACGCTGCCGTCAACGCTGTCGCCGGGTCAGCACGTCATGGCCTCGTGGTCACGTGACGTGATGGTGCCGCTGGTTGAGGAGAGGTGA
- the ydcS gene encoding putative ABC transporter substrate-binding protein YdcS — MSKQFALTSLCALSMTLMTAHAAQPPTSLDKPEGRLDIIAWPGYIERGQTDKQYDWVSQFEKETGCAVNVKTAATSDEMVSLMAKGGYDLVTASGDASLRLIMGKRVQPINTTLIPNWKTIDPRVVKGEWFNVGEKVYGTPYQWGPNLLMYNTKTFPTPPDSWKVVFVEQKLPDGKSNKGRVQAYDGPIYIADAALFVKATQPQLGITDPYQLTEEQYQAVIKVLRDQHGLIHRYWHDTTVQMSDFKNEGVVASSAWPYQANALKGEGQPIATVFPKEGVTGWADTTMLHSEAKHPVCAYKWMNWSLSPKVQGDVAAWFGSLPVVPEGCKASPLLGEKGCETNGYSYFDKIAFWKTPIAEGGKFVPYSRWTQDYIAIMGGR, encoded by the coding sequence ATGAGCAAGCAATTTGCCCTCACGAGCCTGTGTGCGCTCAGTATGACGCTGATGACCGCTCACGCAGCCCAACCCCCAACATCATTAGATAAGCCGGAAGGACGCCTGGATATTATTGCCTGGCCGGGTTATATCGAACGTGGTCAAACGGATAAACAATACGACTGGGTTTCGCAGTTTGAGAAGGAAACCGGTTGCGCGGTTAATGTGAAAACGGCGGCTACCTCAGACGAAATGGTCAGCTTGATGGCAAAAGGCGGGTATGACCTGGTTACGGCATCGGGCGACGCGTCATTACGTCTGATTATGGGCAAACGTGTCCAGCCCATTAACACCACGCTCATCCCAAACTGGAAGACCATCGACCCGCGTGTCGTCAAAGGCGAATGGTTTAACGTTGGCGAAAAAGTGTACGGCACGCCGTATCAGTGGGGGCCAAACCTGCTGATGTACAACACCAAAACGTTCCCGACGCCGCCAGATAGCTGGAAAGTGGTGTTCGTTGAACAAAAACTACCTGACGGAAAAAGTAATAAAGGGCGCGTCCAGGCTTACGATGGTCCGATCTATATTGCGGATGCCGCGCTGTTCGTCAAAGCCACTCAGCCACAGTTGGGCATTACCGATCCCTATCAGCTTACCGAAGAACAGTATCAGGCTGTCATCAAGGTCCTGCGCGATCAACATGGTCTGATCCACCGCTACTGGCATGACACCACCGTGCAAATGAGTGATTTTAAAAATGAAGGTGTTGTGGCTTCCAGTGCCTGGCCGTATCAGGCTAACGCCCTGAAAGGTGAAGGCCAACCTATCGCCACCGTTTTTCCTAAAGAGGGCGTCACCGGCTGGGCTGATACCACCATGCTGCATAGCGAAGCGAAACATCCGGTCTGCGCTTACAAATGGATGAACTGGTCATTAAGCCCGAAAGTTCAGGGCGACGTTGCTGCCTGGTTTGGATCGCTGCCGGTCGTGCCTGAAGGTTGCAAAGCCAGCCCACTGCTGGGTGAAAAAGGGTGTGAAACTAATGGCTATAGCTACTTCGACAAAATTGCTTTCTGGAAAACGCCAATCGCAGAAGGAGGGAAGTTTGTTCCTTATAGCCGCTGGACACAGGATTACATAGCCATTATGGGCGGTCGCTGA
- a CDS encoding PLP-dependent aminotransferase family protein, translated as MKKYQRLAEQIRDQIASGVWQPGDRLPSLREQVMTSGMSFMTVGHAYQLLESQGRIIARPQSGYYVAARPEREAGIPQAQVVRDEAVDINTYIFDMLQASRDATVMPFASAFPDPRLFPLQQLNRSLAQVSKTATAMSVIENLPPGNAELRYAIARRYAQQGITISPDEIVITAGALEALNLSLQAVTEPGDWVIVENPCFYGALQALERLRLKALSVATDVKEGIDLVALEQALQEYPVKACWLMTNSQNPLGFTLSAEKKAHLVALLEKYNVMLIEDDVYSELYFGREKPLPAKAWDRGDRVLHCSSFSKCLVPGFRVGWVAAGKHARRIQRLQLMSTLSTSSPMQLALVDYLSTRRYDAHLRRLRRQLAERKQQAWQTLLRHLPAEVNIHHSDSGYFLWLELPEPLDAGELSTQALAHHISIAPGKMFSTSGTWTRFFRFNTAWNWGEREEQAVKQLGKLIREMMK; from the coding sequence ATGAAAAAATATCAACGACTGGCGGAACAAATTCGCGATCAAATCGCCTCTGGCGTCTGGCAACCCGGCGATCGTCTGCCTTCTTTACGCGAGCAGGTGATGACCAGCGGTATGAGTTTTATGACCGTCGGCCACGCCTATCAATTGCTGGAAAGTCAGGGACGAATCATTGCCCGACCACAATCCGGTTACTATGTTGCCGCACGCCCCGAACGTGAGGCGGGGATCCCGCAGGCACAGGTCGTACGCGACGAAGCGGTCGATATCAACACCTATATTTTTGACATGTTACAGGCCAGCCGGGATGCTACGGTTATGCCGTTTGCGTCAGCCTTTCCCGATCCCCGCTTATTTCCCCTGCAACAGCTTAACCGCTCACTGGCGCAGGTGAGCAAGACGGCAACGGCAATGAGCGTGATTGAAAACCTGCCGCCGGGGAATGCCGAACTGCGTTATGCCATTGCGCGTCGCTATGCCCAGCAGGGGATCACCATCTCGCCGGATGAAATAGTGATTACCGCCGGGGCGCTGGAAGCCCTTAACCTGAGTCTGCAGGCAGTGACCGAACCCGGCGACTGGGTGATTGTCGAAAATCCCTGTTTTTATGGCGCGTTGCAGGCACTCGAACGACTGCGTTTGAAAGCACTGTCTGTTGCCACTGATGTGAAAGAAGGGATTGACCTTGTCGCATTGGAGCAGGCGCTGCAAGAGTATCCGGTGAAAGCCTGCTGGCTGATGACCAACAGCCAAAACCCGCTGGGATTTACGCTCAGCGCAGAGAAAAAGGCGCATCTGGTCGCACTGCTGGAAAAATATAATGTGATGCTGATAGAGGATGATGTTTACAGCGAGCTGTATTTTGGCCGTGAAAAACCGCTGCCCGCCAAAGCCTGGGATCGCGGCGACAGAGTGCTGCACTGTTCATCGTTTTCAAAATGCCTGGTGCCCGGGTTTCGCGTCGGCTGGGTGGCGGCGGGGAAGCATGCACGGCGTATTCAACGACTCCAGTTGATGAGCACCTTGTCAACCAGCTCCCCAATGCAGCTCGCGTTGGTGGATTACCTGTCTACCCGGCGTTATGACGCGCATCTGCGTCGGCTACGTCGTCAACTGGCAGAACGCAAACAGCAAGCCTGGCAAACGCTGCTGCGCCATCTTCCGGCGGAAGTTAACATTCACCATAGCGACAGCGGCTATTTTCTGTGGCTCGAACTGCCCGAACCGCTTGATGCCGGTGAGCTCAGTACACAGGCACTGGCGCACCATATCAGCATTGCGCCGGGGAAAATGTTTTCAACATCGGGGACCTGGACACGCTTCTTTCGCTTCAATACCGCATGGAACTGGGGTGAACGCGAGGAGCAGGCGGTGAAACAGCTTGGGAAATTAATTCGTGAGATGATGAAATAA
- a CDS encoding cytochrome ubiquinol oxidase subunit I, with amino-acid sequence MFGLDAFHLARIQFAFTVSFHIIFPAITIGLASYLAVLEGLWLKTKNPTWRSLYHFWSKIFAVNFGMGVVSGLVMAYQFGTNWSGFSEFAGSITGPLLTYEVLTAFFLEAGFLGVMLFGWNRVGPGLHFFATCMVALGTIISTFWILASNSWMQTPQGYEIVNGQVVPVDWFAVIFNPSFPYRLLHMSVAAFLSSALFVAASAAWHLLRGNNTPAIRAMFSMALWMTLIVAPLQALIGDMHGLNTLKHQPAKIAAIEGHWENPPGEPTPLLLFGWPDMEQERTRYGLAIPALGSLILTHSLDKQVPALKEFPKEDRPNSTMVFWSFRIMAGLGMLMILLGTFALWLRYKQRLYTSRPFLRFALWMGPSGLIAILAGWVTTEVGRQPWVVYGLQRTADAVSAHGSLHMSISLLAFFVVYSSVFGVGYSYMIRLIRKGPQEDDPSVPPTGTPARPLSAAVLNSQPEAHR; translated from the coding sequence ATGTTCGGTCTTGACGCGTTTCACCTGGCGCGCATCCAGTTCGCGTTTACGGTGTCGTTTCACATCATCTTTCCGGCCATAACTATCGGTCTTGCTAGCTATCTGGCGGTACTTGAAGGCCTGTGGCTGAAAACCAAAAATCCCACCTGGCGTTCGCTGTATCATTTCTGGTCGAAAATTTTCGCCGTTAACTTTGGTATGGGCGTGGTTTCTGGCCTGGTGATGGCCTATCAATTTGGCACCAACTGGAGCGGATTTTCCGAGTTCGCCGGGAGCATCACCGGACCGCTGCTGACCTATGAAGTGTTAACCGCATTCTTCCTGGAAGCGGGTTTCCTTGGCGTAATGCTGTTTGGCTGGAACCGTGTGGGCCCGGGCCTGCACTTCTTCGCCACCTGTATGGTCGCGCTGGGAACCATTATCTCTACCTTCTGGATCCTGGCATCAAACAGCTGGATGCAAACGCCGCAGGGCTACGAAATTGTCAATGGACAAGTAGTGCCGGTGGACTGGTTTGCCGTCATTTTCAACCCTTCATTCCCTTATCGATTACTGCACATGTCCGTCGCAGCATTCCTCAGCAGCGCCCTGTTTGTCGCGGCGTCGGCGGCCTGGCATTTATTACGTGGGAATAATACCCCGGCAATTCGCGCCATGTTTTCTATGGCGCTGTGGATGACGTTGATTGTTGCCCCGTTGCAAGCGCTGATTGGCGACATGCATGGGCTGAACACCCTTAAGCATCAACCCGCTAAGATTGCCGCCATTGAAGGCCACTGGGAAAACCCGCCTGGCGAACCCACCCCGCTATTGCTGTTCGGCTGGCCGGATATGGAACAGGAGCGCACCCGCTACGGGCTGGCAATCCCGGCGCTGGGCAGCCTGATCCTGACTCACAGTCTGGATAAACAGGTTCCGGCCCTGAAAGAGTTTCCAAAAGAAGACCGCCCCAACTCCACCATGGTGTTCTGGTCGTTTCGCATTATGGCGGGCCTGGGCATGTTGATGATCCTGCTGGGCACCTTCGCGCTGTGGCTGCGCTACAAACAACGCCTGTACACATCACGTCCTTTCCTGCGCTTCGCGCTATGGATGGGGCCTTCAGGCCTGATCGCCATTCTGGCTGGCTGGGTTACCACCGAAGTGGGTCGTCAGCCGTGGGTCGTTTACGGCCTACAGCGCACGGCTGATGCGGTTTCCGCGCACGGTTCCCTGCATATGAGCATCAGCCTGCTGGCCTTCTTTGTGGTGTACAGCTCGGTCTTCGGTGTGGGCTACAGCTATATGATCCGCCTGATCCGTAAAGGGCCGCAGGAAGATGATCCGTCTGTTCCGCCAACGGGTACTCCTGCACGACCGCTTTCAGCTGCGGTCCTCAATTCTCAACCGGAGGCACACCGCTAA
- the cydB gene encoding cytochrome d ubiquinol oxidase subunit II — MGIDLSVIWFVIIVFATLMYIVMDGFDLGIGILFPAIQDPDDRDVMVNSVAPVWDGNETWLVLGGAGLFGAFPLAYAVIVDALTIPLTLMLIGLIFRGVAFEFRFKATPAHRPFWDKAFLCGSILATFTQGIVVGAVLNGFSVTGRSYSGGPFDWFTPFTLFCGVGLVVAYALLGATWLVMKSENPLQDKMRSVAKKLLLALLVVIAIISLWTPLAHSAIAERWFSLPNLWFLMPVPLLVALISLWLWRSLGQQHSHALAFILTLGLIFLGFSGLGISIWPHIIPPSITIWQAAAPPQSQGFMLVGALLIIPIILVYTFWSYYVFRGKVQHGEGYH; from the coding sequence ATGGGTATTGATTTATCAGTTATCTGGTTCGTTATCATCGTGTTCGCCACGCTGATGTATATCGTGATGGATGGTTTCGACCTCGGGATTGGCATTTTATTTCCGGCTATTCAGGACCCTGACGATCGCGATGTGATGGTTAACAGCGTCGCGCCGGTCTGGGACGGCAATGAAACCTGGCTGGTGCTGGGTGGCGCTGGCTTGTTTGGCGCCTTTCCTCTGGCCTACGCGGTGATCGTCGACGCGCTGACCATCCCCTTAACCCTGATGTTAATCGGCCTGATTTTTCGCGGCGTAGCCTTTGAATTTCGCTTCAAAGCGACGCCCGCACACCGGCCATTCTGGGATAAAGCGTTTTTATGCGGCTCGATCCTCGCGACCTTCACCCAGGGCATTGTCGTCGGTGCGGTGCTCAATGGATTCTCGGTCACAGGGCGCAGCTACAGCGGCGGGCCTTTCGACTGGTTCACCCCGTTTACGCTATTTTGCGGCGTGGGTCTGGTGGTGGCCTATGCGCTGCTGGGTGCGACATGGCTGGTGATGAAAAGCGAAAACCCGCTGCAGGATAAAATGCGCAGCGTTGCCAAAAAGCTGCTGCTGGCACTGCTGGTGGTAATTGCCATTATCAGCCTGTGGACGCCGCTGGCGCACAGTGCGATTGCTGAACGCTGGTTTAGCCTGCCAAACCTGTGGTTCCTGATGCCGGTTCCACTACTGGTTGCGCTAATTAGCCTGTGGCTGTGGCGTTCACTGGGCCAGCAACACAGTCATGCCTTGGCGTTTATCCTGACGCTGGGATTGATTTTCCTCGGCTTCAGCGGCCTAGGGATCAGCATCTGGCCGCATATTATTCCGCCGTCCATTACTATCTGGCAGGCAGCAGCACCGCCGCAAAGTCAGGGCTTTATGTTGGTGGGTGCGCTACTTATTATCCCGATAATCCTCGTGTACACCTTCTGGAGCTATTACGTCTTCCGCGGCAAAGTTCAACATGGTGAGGGGTATCATTGA
- a CDS encoding DUF2474 domain-containing protein, whose product MQQSIWKRLMWLVILWGGSVLALAAVGMFFRVLMTAAGFKS is encoded by the coding sequence ATGCAACAATCAATATGGAAACGCCTGATGTGGCTGGTGATCCTGTGGGGCGGCAGCGTGCTGGCCCTGGCCGCCGTCGGCATGTTTTTTCGTGTTCTGATGACGGCAGCCGGCTTTAAGTCCTGA
- a CDS encoding DUF2554 family protein has translation MFKKGLTVLLLTSALFSGQLFATNQGHEYLQVQDADHLLRHTADSDELRMTAEDSAADLREHHHWLKSRKPDTHQS, from the coding sequence ATGTTTAAGAAAGGGTTAACGGTGTTATTGCTGACCAGCGCGCTTTTCTCCGGCCAGCTTTTCGCTACTAATCAGGGACATGAATATCTTCAGGTACAGGATGCCGATCACTTATTACGTCACACAGCTGACAGCGATGAATTGCGAATGACGGCGGAAGACTCCGCCGCCGATCTTCGCGAGCACCATCACTGGCTAAAATCACGCAAACCCGATACCCATCAAAGCTAA
- a CDS encoding peptidase U32 family protein: protein MPQQPHRLELLSPARDTAIAREAILHGADAVYIGGPGFGARHNASNSLKDIAELVPFAHRYGAKIFVTLNTILHDDELEPAQRLITDLYQTGVDALIVQDMGILELDIPPIELHASTQCDIRSVEKAKFLGDVGFSQIVLARELSLEQISAIHQATDATIEFFIHGALCVAYSGQCYISHAQTGRSANRGDCSQACRLPYTLKDDQGRVVSYEKHLLSMKDNDQTANLGALIDAGVRSFKIEGRYKDMSYVKNITAHYRQMLDAIIDERGDLARASAGRTEHFFTPSTDKTFHRGSTDYFVTARKGDIGAFDSPKFIGLPVGEVLKVAKDYLDVDVTEPLANGDGLNVLIKRDVVGFRANTVEKMGNNRYRVWPNEMPADLHKVRPHHPLNRNLDHNWQQALTKTSSERRVAVDIELGGWQEQLILTLTSEDGVSITHTLDGQFEEANNAEKALGNLQEGLAKLGQTLYYARDIQLNLPGALFVPNGQLNQLRREAVEMLDAARLASYQRGCRKPVADPAPVYPQTHLSFLANVYNHKAREFYHRYGVQLIDAAYEAHEEKGEVPVMITKHCLRFAFNLCPKQAKGNIKSWKATPMQLVNGDDVLTLKFDCRPCEMHVIGKMKHHILKMPLPGSIVASVSPDELMKTLPKRKG from the coding sequence ATGCCTCAGCAACCTCATCGTCTTGAATTGTTAAGCCCGGCCCGTGATACCGCGATTGCGCGCGAAGCCATTTTGCACGGTGCAGATGCCGTTTACATTGGTGGACCCGGATTTGGAGCGCGCCATAATGCCAGTAACAGCCTGAAGGATATCGCTGAACTGGTGCCTTTCGCCCATCGCTATGGGGCGAAAATCTTTGTGACGCTGAATACGATTTTACATGATGATGAGCTGGAACCTGCCCAGCGGTTGATTACCGATCTGTATCAGACAGGCGTCGATGCCCTGATTGTGCAGGACATGGGGATTCTGGAGCTGGATATTCCGCCCATTGAGCTGCATGCCAGCACCCAGTGTGATATTCGCAGCGTTGAGAAAGCGAAGTTTCTCGGCGACGTTGGGTTTAGCCAGATTGTGCTGGCGCGTGAACTGAGCCTGGAGCAAATTAGCGCTATTCATCAGGCAACCGACGCAACCATTGAGTTTTTTATTCACGGTGCGTTGTGCGTGGCGTATTCCGGCCAGTGCTATATTTCCCATGCTCAGACCGGGCGCAGCGCTAACCGTGGTGACTGTTCCCAGGCTTGCCGCCTGCCGTATACCCTGAAAGACGATCAGGGGCGGGTGGTGTCATACGAAAAACACCTGCTGTCGATGAAAGATAACGATCAGACCGCCAACCTTGGCGCATTAATCGATGCTGGCGTTCGCTCCTTCAAAATTGAAGGCCGCTACAAAGACATGAGTTACGTGAAGAACATCACCGCTCATTATCGCCAGATGCTGGACGCGATTATCGACGAGCGAGGCGATCTGGCCCGCGCCTCTGCTGGTCGTACTGAACATTTCTTTACTCCCTCCACAGATAAAACGTTTCACCGTGGCAGCACCGATTATTTTGTCACCGCCCGCAAAGGCGATATCGGCGCATTCGACTCGCCGAAATTCATTGGCTTACCGGTAGGCGAAGTGCTGAAGGTGGCAAAAGATTACCTTGACGTTGACGTGACGGAACCGCTAGCTAACGGTGATGGCCTGAACGTGCTGATCAAGCGCGATGTGGTCGGGTTTCGCGCCAATACCGTCGAGAAAATGGGGAACAACCGATATCGGGTCTGGCCGAATGAAATGCCTGCCGACCTGCATAAAGTGCGACCGCATCATCCATTGAATCGTAACCTCGATCATAACTGGCAGCAGGCGTTAACCAAAACGTCCAGTGAGCGCCGCGTGGCGGTTGATATTGAACTGGGGGGCTGGCAGGAACAGCTGATCCTGACACTCACCAGCGAAGACGGCGTGAGCATCACCCACACGTTGGACGGTCAGTTTGAGGAAGCGAACAACGCGGAAAAAGCGCTGGGCAATTTGCAGGAGGGGCTGGCAAAGCTTGGACAGACGCTGTATTACGCCCGCGATATTCAGCTCAATCTGCCGGGCGCGCTGTTTGTGCCGAACGGTCAGCTTAATCAACTGCGTCGTGAAGCCGTAGAGATGCTTGATGCCGCACGGCTGGCCAGCTATCAGCGTGGCTGTCGCAAACCGGTTGCCGATCCTGCGCCGGTTTATCCGCAAACGCATCTAAGCTTCCTGGCAAACGTCTATAACCACAAAGCGCGCGAGTTTTACCACCGTTATGGCGTTCAGCTTATTGATGCCGCTTATGAAGCGCATGAGGAAAAAGGTGAAGTGCCAGTAATGATCACCAAGCACTGCCTGCGTTTTGCATTTAATCTGTGCCCGAAACAGGCCAAAGGTAACATCAAAAGCTGGAAAGCGACGCCGATGCAGTTAGTTAACGGTGACGACGTACTGACGCTGAAATTTGATTGCCGACCGTGCGAAATGCACGTGATCGGCAAGATGAAACATCACATTCTGAAAATGCCGTTGCCGGGCAGTATCGTGGCCTCCGTCAGCCCGGATGAACTGATGAAAACGCTGCCAAAGCGTAAAGGCTAA
- a CDS encoding helix-turn-helix domain-containing protein: protein MDNVTHYLATTLRTLRQQREWSLSRLAQETGVSKAMLGQIERHESSPTVATLWKIATGLNVPFSTFISLPEADSAPVFDPQQQAMIVTPLFPWDPLLCFDHFSILLAPGALSESTPHETGVIEHVVVINGLLDMYIDGTWRTLKTGEGVRFAGDTAHSYRNSSEQTVHFHSLIHYPRT, encoded by the coding sequence ATGGACAATGTCACCCACTATCTGGCGACCACGCTCAGGACATTACGTCAGCAGCGGGAATGGAGCCTTTCGCGTCTGGCGCAGGAGACCGGCGTGTCAAAAGCCATGCTGGGGCAGATTGAGCGCCATGAATCCAGCCCAACGGTGGCGACGTTATGGAAAATCGCCACTGGACTGAACGTCCCATTTTCGACCTTTATCTCGCTGCCGGAAGCGGACAGCGCGCCCGTATTTGATCCTCAACAGCAGGCGATGATCGTCACGCCGCTGTTCCCGTGGGATCCACTACTGTGCTTTGACCATTTTTCGATACTGCTGGCACCTGGCGCGCTCAGTGAATCTACCCCGCATGAGACTGGCGTTATTGAACATGTGGTGGTGATTAATGGCCTGCTGGATATGTACATAGATGGCACGTGGCGAACATTAAAAACCGGTGAAGGGGTGCGTTTTGCCGGGGATACTGCACACAGTTATCGAAACAGCAGCGAACAGACGGTTCACTTTCATTCGCTCATCCATTACCCACGCACTTAA
- a CDS encoding benzoate/H(+) symporter BenE family transporter yields the protein MRTFSLPLPTVLSGFVAVLVGYASSAAIIWQAAMAAGATTGQIAGWMTALGIAMGVSTLALTLWYRAPILTAWSTPGAALLVTGLQGLTIQEAIGVFIVANALIVLCGVTGLFARLMQVIPHSLASAMLAGILLRFGLQAFNSLNSELLLCGSMLLAWLVLKVLAPRYAVIAAMLVGIVIALIKGDVVTTDINVSPVMPEFIAPHFSLAHSISIALPLFLVTMASQNAPGIATMKASGYSLPVSPLIVFTGLLALLFSPFGVYSICIAAITAAICQSPEAHPDAQRRWLAAAAAGVFYLLAGVFGGSVTGLMSALPVSWIQMLAGLALLGTISGSLYQALHHETERDAAIITFLVTASGLTLLGIGSAFWGLIAGGLCYTVLRLARRT from the coding sequence ATGCGCACATTTTCACTCCCTTTACCTACCGTACTGTCTGGTTTCGTTGCCGTACTGGTCGGCTACGCTAGTTCGGCGGCAATTATCTGGCAAGCGGCGATGGCCGCCGGGGCAACCACCGGGCAAATTGCAGGCTGGATGACCGCGCTAGGCATAGCGATGGGCGTCAGCACGCTGGCGCTAACCTTATGGTACCGCGCTCCAATATTAACTGCCTGGTCAACGCCCGGCGCGGCGCTGCTGGTTACCGGTCTGCAGGGTTTAACCATTCAGGAGGCAATTGGCGTCTTTATTGTCGCCAATGCGCTGATTGTCCTGTGTGGTGTGACTGGACTGTTTGCCCGCCTGATGCAGGTTATTCCTCACTCGCTGGCGTCAGCGATGCTGGCCGGGATCCTGCTGCGTTTTGGCCTGCAGGCATTCAATAGCCTGAACAGCGAACTCCTGCTGTGCGGCAGTATGCTGCTGGCGTGGCTGGTGCTCAAAGTTCTGGCACCACGTTATGCGGTGATCGCTGCGATGTTGGTGGGAATAGTTATCGCCCTGATAAAAGGTGACGTTGTCACTACAGATATTAATGTTTCACCGGTGATGCCTGAATTTATCGCTCCCCACTTTTCTCTCGCCCACAGCATCAGTATTGCCCTACCGCTGTTTCTGGTGACGATGGCCTCACAAAATGCCCCCGGTATTGCCACGATGAAGGCCTCCGGCTATTCATTACCTGTTTCACCGCTGATCGTTTTCACCGGCCTGCTGGCACTGTTGTTTTCCCCATTTGGCGTCTATTCCATCTGTATTGCCGCCATCACCGCTGCGATATGCCAAAGCCCCGAAGCGCATCCGGACGCGCAGCGACGTTGGCTCGCGGCAGCGGCGGCTGGCGTCTTCTATCTTCTGGCTGGCGTGTTTGGCGGTTCGGTCACCGGATTAATGTCGGCCCTGCCGGTAAGCTGGATCCAGATGCTTGCCGGTTTGGCTTTGCTCGGGACGATTAGCGGCAGTTTGTATCAGGCCCTGCATCATGAAACCGAGCGCGACGCGGCGATTATCACCTTTCTGGTCACTGCCAGCGGTTTGACGCTGCTGGGGATTGGTTCTGCATTTTGGGGATTAATTGCCGGAGGGCTGTGTTACACGGTGCTGAGATTAGCGCGACGCACGTAG